In the genome of Scylla paramamosain isolate STU-SP2022 chromosome 49, ASM3559412v1, whole genome shotgun sequence, one region contains:
- the LOC135095452 gene encoding macro domain-containing protein PG1779-like, with product MVTGLFSLSIRSSLTASPRLNTHSLGLPLPGQKIAGPFFKSPREEVLNMSTGGNRDDYKWQKEHYLNLDLTGRRSNYSGYVPLPAVLPWPKYYEANKYAVDKSALSANRTQELLSGSIYSRDNDLNNKVSIFVGDITKLEVDAIVNAANNSLRGGGGVDGAVHRAAGKYLFDECVTLNGCQTGDAKITGGYRLPARYIIHTVGPVGERPALLESCYRRSLQIAMENNLRTVAFPCISTGVYGYPGEAAVRVVLPIVRTMLEAHKREFDRVIFCLFLKPDVDLYHRYLPVFFPL from the exons ATGGTGACTGGGTTGTTCTCACTGTCAATTCGCTCATCTTTAACCGCTTCTCCTCGCCTTAACACCCACTCCTTAGGCCTGCCACTCCCAGGACAGAAAATTGCAGGCCCATTCTTCAAATCCCCAAGAGAAGAGGTCTTAAATATGTCTACGGGGGGAAATAGAGACGATTATAAATGGCAGAAAGAACACTACCTTAATCTCGACCTAACTGGAAGGAGAAGCAATTATTCAGGCTACGTGCCCCTCCCCGCTGTCCTGCCGTGGCCTAAGTACTACGAGGCCAATAAATACGCTGTCGATAAATCTG CCCTCAGCGCCAACAGGACGCAGGAGCTGTTGAGTGGCAGTATCTATTCAAGAGATAACGACCTAAACAACAAGGTGTCAATTTTCGTGGGTGACATAACTAAACTGGAGGTGGACGCCATTGTCAACGCTGCCAACAACAGCCTGCGAGGGGGTGGCGGTGTTGACGGGGCGGTGCACAGGGCCGCCGGGAAGTACCTGTTTGATGAGTGCGTCACCCTCAATGGATGTCAAACTGGTGATGCCAAGATTACTGGTGGATACAGACTGCCTg CGCGGTACATCATCCACACGGTCGGCCCAGTAGGAGAGAGACCCGCCTTGCTCGAGTCCTGCTATCGACGTTCTCTCCAGATTGCCATGGAAAATAACCTTCGCACTGTGGCCTTCCCCTGCATCTCCACGGGGGTGTATGGGTATCCTGGGGAGGCGGCAGTGAGGGTGGTGCTCCCCATAGTAAGGACGATGCTGGAGGCACACAAAAGGGAGTTCGACAGGGTGATCTTCTGCCTGTTCCTCAAACCTGATGTGGATTTGTATCACCGGTATCTCCCAGTGTTCTTCCCTCTCTAG